The stretch of DNA CTTAGGTTATTCTAAGGGCGTTAACTATGGTATTTATGAAGCTGTGAAAAATGGCATTATTAACAATGTTGGGGTTATGGTTAATATGGCTGCTACTGTTCACGGCTTAAACTTACTGAAGGGTTTTGATTTTGATTTAGGGATGCACACAGTAATTTGTGCAGGACGCCCAATTACTGATCCCAAACTAATTCCAAGTTTGGTGACCGCTGATGGTTCTTTTAAGCCATCGAAGGTATACCGTCAGGCCGAACATGACCTGGTTAATTTGGACGAAGTGGTCATGGAAATTGAGGCACAATATCAGCGCTTTTTACAACTAACAAATAAAAAACCTGATTACTTTGAAGCACATGCAGTTTATAGTGCTAACTTACTTAAGGGATTGACAATGGTTGCTGAAAAGCATGATTTACCGCTATTGCCATTTGATTTAGAGTTAGATCCAGTTAAATTTAAGGAGCAAACGACAATTACGACCTTCATGGATAGTATGAAGCCGAATTATGATCCTTACCGTACTTTTGAACATGCCGTTGATTTTACGTTAAAAACTTCTGCTGATGACGTACCAATGATGGTTTGTCATCCCGGATTTTTAGATCAAAGTATTATGCAGCAGTCAAGTTTGACAATTCCGCGCACGCAGGAAGTAGCCTTCTTGTGTGATCCGCAATTGCCACAACAAATTGCGGAAAAACAAATTCACTTGGCTCGTTATACAGAATTGAATTAACTAAAAAGCTATGGCTCGATT from Lactobacillus sp. ESL0785 encodes:
- a CDS encoding ChbG/HpnK family deacetylase, whose protein sequence is MHNLIIRADDLGYSKGVNYGIYEAVKNGIINNVGVMVNMAATVHGLNLLKGFDFDLGMHTVICAGRPITDPKLIPSLVTADGSFKPSKVYRQAEHDLVNLDEVVMEIEAQYQRFLQLTNKKPDYFEAHAVYSANLLKGLTMVAEKHDLPLLPFDLELDPVKFKEQTTITTFMDSMKPNYDPYRTFEHAVDFTLKTSADDVPMMVCHPGFLDQSIMQQSSLTIPRTQEVAFLCDPQLPQQIAEKQIHLARYTELN